Genomic window (candidate division WOR-3 bacterium):
TAACAGCTAATTCACCATCTGTGGAATACCTACACTTGATCTTGAATTTGCCGATAGAAAATTCCTTTTTTTCAGGAGTTTTATACGAAAAGAAATAAGGTCTTGTAGTAAATTCTCTCTTAGGCCGTGTCTCACCTGGTTTTCTTGGCTTAAAATCTTTAGAAGTTACAAAACCAAATATAGGTGTAATGAATTTGTACACTTTTTCCCGTGGAATACTTCCATGACACACGAAAGAAGGTGGCGTCTCCTCAATTGTACCTGTTTTGATGTAAAATCGGCCACATTGACCGCAAATAGCATACCAATAAATTGGCCAAGTTTTATTCTTTACAACTCTTAAACCAGCACTTTCCCATACATATCCATTTGCAACCACCTGGCTACTAGGTGCAAATTCTGAGATTGCTATGCGTAAATCCCTTTCTAGTTGTATATTCTTAGAGGCAGGGATATGGGATAAAATGGCGAGCTCTACAACATCGACAGGAAAACCATATTTTGGGATAACAATATGTGATGCGAGAAAATCTATAAGTTGTTTTCTTTTGAGCTCTTCTAATCTTCGGCTTGCCCAATCCATATCGTTATTTAATTCATTTCTCTTTTTCTGATTAGTCGTGCCTTTCCACTCTTCTTCCTTGTTCTTATAATATTCTTTTAAACGTATAAATTCATCTCTTATTTTTTCATCAGCAATAGTAAGTGCTCCATCCTTGCCAATTAGTCTATCTGCCCAACCCCAATTTTCTATATCAAATATGGCATGGAGGTCATAAGGGATAATCCTCTTTAATGACTTCAAAATAGACTTTGGCTTTGTTTTAAGATATTCTCTCAATTTTTCTGTTCCTGAAGTTTCTTTACTTTCCAGTTTAAAGAATGATTCTACACTTCCGAAATAATCGGGATAATTTCTAAAGAAGTCTGCTAAAACAACAGAATAAAGATGGCGAGAGATGATTTTTTCATTGCGGATTTCAACTGCAGGCGGTTTTATTCTTCCTTCCACCATTTTCTCAGACTCTTTAAAGTATGTAAGGTCGTGCGAACGGAGTTGGGCAAAAGTCAATGTAAAACCTATAGTATCAAGTCTTCTGCCTGCTCTTCCAGCCCGTTGAATATAATTTGATGGCTCGGGTGGAACATTACGCAGAAATATTGCTTCTAACTCGCCAAGGTCAACTCCTAATTCAAATGTTGTTGAGCAACTTAACACATTTATTTCTCCTTTTATAAATTTCTGTTGAATATTTGATGCATAATCTGTGGTAAGTTGAGCTGTATGCTCGTGCGATGTCATCTTTACAGGAGAAATTTTAGTATAGAGGTAGCGATAGTGATTTTTCAAAATCTCATCTCTATTTTGTGCATCTATTGGTTCAAGATTACCATTGCAGTTGAAAGTAGGACAAATTTCTTTCACACTTATAGGTGTAATTGTCCCGCATCGATCGCATATAAACCATGGAGAATTCTGATCTTCTTGAATAATTTTCCAATATTTATAGTCAAGTTTATAAAGCACTCCGTCCCTTGAATTACTAAATTGATGGATACCTTTTCCAGTCCAGTTTCTGCTAAGGTCTTCCCATATTTTCCCTAAAAGTTTTCTACATTCCTCATTGTCATCACTTTTCTTAGTAATCTTCTTATATAATTTGATTAAATATTCTAACCTTGCATTTAACTTCCCAGGAGCAGGAATAAAAGAATATATTCCTTTTCTTATATCAGAACCCTCGCCTCTAAATTTATACTCCTTGTTTCTTGGAGAAAAGAATTCGTCTTGAGGGTCTGGACCATCTTCGGGAAAAGTAATAGCCATATTGAAACGCAGAGTGTTAAGCAATACTTGGTATATAGCTATTGCCTCTTCATTACTAAGATTCCATGGAGGCTCTTGTAATTCTTTAATCGGTTTCCAATCTTTAGGGATAATAGGTATAAACGATACTAATCCAACTCCCTCTATGGAATTTCTTCTATCCCAAATGCCGCAAAAATCTTGAAGAATCCATTTCCAGGTCTCTTTTTTCTTCTCTTTTTTATCTATGTCTGAGTCAAACACATTACTTTCTTCAGCAAGTTGTAAAACATCTTCGCATAGTGATTTAAGTCTATAATCAGATTCGGTTCTATTTTTCTGTAATGCCTCAACAATCAATCGCCGAAACAGAATCCTTTTGTATGTAAATTCCAGATATGGAGCAAAGAATGCAGCATCCTGCCTGCTATCTGAAAAGATAAGTATTTTTTTCTCCTTTATGCTTTCCTTTTCAAGATTCTGGTATAAAGCTGTAGCCAATACTGCAGCTGGTGCATCTTGTTGAAAAATGAATTCTCGAACGATGTCAATAGAACGCAACCCGCACAAATAACATTTATTAAGGATACTACCCTTAGGGGTAATCTCGATCAAGGTTCGTATCGTGTTACTTTCGTGGTTACAAGCGCATACAGGTTTGTCATCCCATATTGCTCCGCATTTTATACATAATTTCCAAGTTTTACCTCTTTCAGTAATTTCCTCAGGCACTGCAACTTCTTGGTCTTCATCATCCTCTAATTGGGTATCCTCTTCCCACAAAAGAAAGAATTTGTTTCTCCTTAAAGTGTCTACCTCAGCTAAAGAATGCTTCAATTTTCCTTCCTTAACATCACCAACCAAATATTCTTGTCCACATCGGCGACAAGATGCCAGTTCAAAGACTGGATAGCCCTCTTCCGTTAATTCTCGTCTTTCCAAAAATATTTTTGGTTCAGGGTAAAGTGAGACAAAAATACCCTCCGGTGCCCGTACAAACAAATGGTAGCGTGCAGGAAAAATGGGGGAGGATTCTCTATCAGGGCGAGCACGAACAGCTAAATTGATAAGGCTGATGACATGCTGGCGGTCTTCATCCGATAACATATCCTTCCCAGCAATTTGTTTAATACAGTCCTCTAAATTTTTTGGTCCTTCCTCTAATATACTTTTTAACTTTGTAACTTTTTCATCCTTTGAAAGGATCTCATAAAGAAACCTTTTGACATCGCCATTGCACTGCTTTTTTGACTCATTCAAAATATCTTCTGAGATACCAAATTTTTTACAGATTTCGTAACATTGCTCTAATATAGAATCTTCAGATTTTTCTCGAATTACCCTATCTAACTCCGAGTATAACTGGATCGGGTAATTGATAGTGGGTTTTTCAATTTGAGTTTTAATCTTTTCACCTTTTATTACATCTTGTCGTTGAGGATCCTGTGGTTCATATTCAAATTTTTCTCCAAATAGTTTTGTAGCAAACTCTGCTACTTTGCCAAAATCCTCCTCTTCCTTTACCAGGGTAGCGCTGGTTGCTATACATTGTAGATCACCCTCCATATTTTTACAAACTCTGTCTTTTAAACGGCGAATAAGCATGGCCATTTCAATACCAGAAGCTCCGCTGTAGATATGTGCCTCATCCAGGATTAAGAATTTCCAATTCTTTGCGTATTCGCCATCAAAGAAAGGCGAATCTTGCGGTCTTAAAAGTAAGTATTCAAGCATTGCATAGTTTGTTATAAGGATATGGGGTGGATTTTCTCGCATTTCCTCTCTTGAGAGAAGCTCACTTTTTACAGGTTCTACACCTGGATTTCTAAACCTAAATTGTGCTTCCCCTTCTTTCTTACTTTCTGGTGTATCTCCCACATATCTGCCAAAGGTGATATTCACATCTTGTAGTTTCTTTTCCATAATTCTTGCAATTTCTCTTAGTCTTCGCAATTGGTCATTTGCCAATGCATTCATAGGATATAACAGAAGTGCACGCACCCCTGGTGTAAGTTTACCTTCTTCATATTCCCTCAGAAGATGGTTAAAAATAGGTATAAGAAAGCATTCAGTTTTTCCACTTGCAGTGCCAGAAGCAATAACCACATTACGACCATTAAGTATCTTTCTAATTGCTT
Coding sequences:
- a CDS encoding DEAD/DEAH box helicase, producing MAIDPLKVTQNIRESYVRYLTSTFRLRDANLRKLFRQEAEKFWFTNGPILEATPPFKRGCYLRDLIKEGVLTEKLEEVIYGALPYLRNSPLYLHQEKAIRKILNGRNVVIASGTASGKTECFLIPIFNHLLREYEEGKLTPGVRALLLYPMNALANDQLRRLREIARIMEKKLQDVNITFGRYVGDTPESKKEGEAQFRFRNPGVEPVKSELLSREEMRENPPHILITNYAMLEYLLLRPQDSPFFDGEYAKNWKFLILDEAHIYSGASGIEMAMLIRRLKDRVCKNMEGDLQCIATSATLVKEEEDFGKVAEFATKLFGEKFEYEPQDPQRQDVIKGEKIKTQIEKPTINYPIQLYSELDRVIREKSEDSILEQCYEICKKFGISEDILNESKKQCNGDVKRFLYEILSKDEKVTKLKSILEEGPKNLEDCIKQIAGKDMLSDEDRQHVISLINLAVRARPDRESSPIFPARYHLFVRAPEGIFVSLYPEPKIFLERRELTEEGYPVFELASCRRCGQEYLVGDVKEGKLKHSLAEVDTLRRNKFFLLWEEDTQLEDDEDQEVAVPEEITERGKTWKLCIKCGAIWDDKPVCACNHESNTIRTLIEITPKGSILNKCYLCGLRSIDIVREFIFQQDAPAAVLATALYQNLEKESIKEKKILIFSDSRQDAAFFAPYLEFTYKRILFRRLIVEALQKNRTESDYRLKSLCEDVLQLAEESNVFDSDIDKKEKKKETWKWILQDFCGIWDRRNSIEGVGLVSFIPIIPKDWKPIKELQEPPWNLSNEEAIAIYQVLLNTLRFNMAITFPEDGPDPQDEFFSPRNKEYKFRGEGSDIRKGIYSFIPAPGKLNARLEYLIKLYKKITKKSDDNEECRKLLGKIWEDLSRNWTGKGIHQFSNSRDGVLYKLDYKYWKIIQEDQNSPWFICDRCGTITPISVKEICPTFNCNGNLEPIDAQNRDEILKNHYRYLYTKISPVKMTSHEHTAQLTTDYASNIQQKFIKGEINVLSCSTTFELGVDLGELEAIFLRNVPPEPSNYIQRAGRAGRRLDTIGFTLTFAQLRSHDLTYFKESEKMVEGRIKPPAVEIRNEKIISRHLYSVVLADFFRNYPDYFGSVESFFKLESKETSGTEKLREYLKTKPKSILKSLKRIIPYDLHAIFDIENWGWADRLIGKDGALTIADEKIRDEFIRLKEYYKNKEEEWKGTTNQKKRNELNNDMDWASRRLEELKRKQLIDFLASHIVIPKYGFPVDVVELAILSHIPASKNIQLERDLRIAISEFAPSSQVVANGYVWESAGLRVVKNKTWPIYWYAICGQCGRFYIKTGTIEETPPSFVCHGSIPREKVYKFITPIFGFVTSKDFKPRKPGETRPKREFTTRPYFFSYKTPEKKEFSIGKFKIKCRYSTDGELAVICKGGKGVGFWICFTCGAAFSEKQRGKHKTPYGIECSSPLRGPSHLGHTFKTDVLSIFFEEPQVRQEDDSFWYSSLYAILEGASQAFGIRRQDLDGCLYPSEEGVMLILFDNVPGGAGHVKRLMDEENFSEVLKSALARVKNCSCGMETSCYGCLRNYQNQFCHEQLKRGVVLKFLESNLNGEK